Proteins encoded by one window of Pristiophorus japonicus isolate sPriJap1 chromosome 17, sPriJap1.hap1, whole genome shotgun sequence:
- the LOC139228292 gene encoding EF-hand and coiled-coil domain-containing protein 1-like encodes MLGCSELVARPVRRTAWLVSTLSHHFGPESGQVDNEIVVLATGVDQYLQEIFHHLNYEGDGLISGEDFRLLCSVLDLLDPGEEGQPLVAELPEVVNFRQFHARLCEHFHQRSERNPERLPVGKETEHIERQIRLRCPRRRRRKKCVSFDLSKGWVGSQGPGHGAELCRRSNSILKREHKTPCPNSLELENASLRELVEDLRGALQGSDARCLALQVGLQKVYTGSGLDPQSWTKTKKKEERERVAVAGELKQTCRGFKSLVRELELVRSSRDGQIDEAMRFNQELEEELREAHGLLVQWEQSIAALKAGNAQIRKKAERASTALLGALEKVKELESQAKQVPELQSRVQELERYRSQEGQGKKAPTSLNHSQLFQKYCGSNQSNGSPSHQQARGSPTGKAECSSESREYCSWQDGHPSCNQEEERLLRTVEGRAALDEEEESCAEEQCGQMMEVNRESYSGEGCHSTMLQRLLSHNCSCAKKNGAMASPTREGELTAQLKNTEKREAELQMEIEKLTCSMTKELQLKGEEVEMLRMEVQMVEADRVRLSLIEETLTDVLQLLQQLRALNISRRSLGKILMNTLDSCYSVGHGTMGSLDMLSVLHKELLSCELLSKGSSQRENQQVMKNSLVITC; translated from the exons ATGCTGGGCTGCTCGGAGCTGGTGGCCCGGCCAGTCCGCAGGACAGCCTGGCTGGTCAGCACCTTGTCCCATCACTTCGGCCCGGAGAGTGGCCAAGTGGACAACGAGATCGTGGTCCTGGCCACCGGTGTCGACCAGTATCTGCAGGAGATCTTCCACCATCTCAACTACGAGGGGGACGGGCTGATCTCGGGGGAGGACTTTCGGCTGCTCTGCTCGGTGCTGGATCTGCTGGACCCCGGCGAGGAAGGTCAGCCGCTGGTGGCCGAGCTGCCCGAGGTGGTCAACTTCAGGCAGTTCCACGCCCGGCTGTGCGAGCACTTCCACCAGCGGTCCGAGCGCAACCCCGAGCGCCTGCCGGTGGGCAAGGAGACGGAGCACATCGAGAGGCAGATCAGGCTGAGATgcccccgcaggaggaggaggaagaagtgcgTCTCGTTCGACCTCTCCAAGGGTTGGGTGGGGAGCCAAGGTCCCGGTCATGGCGCAGAGCTATGCCGGAGGTCCAACTCCATCCTCAAGCGGGAACACAAGACCCCTTGCCCCAACTCGCTGGAGTTGGAGAACGCCAGTCTGAGGGAGCTAGTGGAAGATCTCAGGGGTGCTCTGCAGGGAAGCGATGCTCGGTGCTTGGCTCTGCAAGTGGGCTTGCAGAAGGTCTACACCGGGAGCGGGCTGGACCCCCAGAGCTGGACGAAGACCAagaagaaggaggagagggagagggtagCCGTGGCCGGGGAGCTCAAGCAGACCTGCAGAGGGTTCAAGAGCCTGGTCCGGGAGCTGGAGTTGGTCAGGTCCTCCAGGGATGGACAGATCGACGAGGCCATGCGCTTCaaccaggagctggaggaggaactgagggaagcccATGGATTGCTGGTGCAGTGGGAACAGTCCATCGCGGCACTCAAAGCTGGCAATGCCCAGATCAGGAAGAAAGCAGAGCGTGCCAGCACAGCTCTCCTGGGAGCTCTGGAGAAAGTCAAAGAGCTGGAAAGCCAAGCAAAGCAGGTCCCCGAGTTACAGAGCAGAGTACAGGAGCTGGAGCGATACAG ATCGCAAGAGGGTCAAGGCAAAAAGGCCCCAACCTCGCTGAACCACTCTCAGCTCTTCCAGAAATATTGCGGCTCTAACCAGAGCAACGGGAGTCCCTCCCACCAACAAGCACGGGGATCACCGACTGGGAAAGCAGAATGCTCCTCAGAAAGCAGGGAATATTGCAGCTGGCAGGATGGACACCCTTCCTGTAATCAAG AGGAGGAGCGTTTACTGAGAACAGTTGAGGGACGAGCTGCATTGGACGAGGAGGAAGAGAGCTGTGCCGAGGAACAGTGCGGTCAGATGATGGAAGTGAACAGAGAGAGCTACAGTGGAGAAGG GTGCCACAGTACCATGTTACAAAGACTGCTGTCTCACAATTGCAGCTGTGCCAAGAAGAATGGTGCCATGGCCTCCCCCACAAGAGAAGGGGAACTCACAGCACAGCTAAAGAACACGGAGAAACGAGAGGCAGAGCTCCAGATGGAGATAGAGAAG TTGACCTGTTCAATGACCAAGGAGCTCCAGCTGAAAGGGGAGGAAGTGGAAATGCTGAGAATGGAAGTGCAGATGGTGGAGGCGGACCGTGTGCGGCTCTCACTGATCGAGGAAACGCTGACCGATGTACTACAGCTTCTGCAGCAGCTGCGAGCGCTG AACATTTCCAGACGGTCCTTGGGGAAAATCTTAATGAACACTTTGGACTCCTGCTACAGTGTTGGACATG GAACGATGGGCTCCTTGGATATGTTGAGCGTACTCCATAAAGAGCTGTTGTCGTGTGAGTTACTCAGCAAAGGCTCATCTCAAAGAGAGAATCAACAGGTCATGAAAAACTCCCTTGTGATAACATGCTAG